A genomic stretch from Lathyrus oleraceus cultivar Zhongwan6 chromosome 2, CAAS_Psat_ZW6_1.0, whole genome shotgun sequence includes:
- the LOC127119261 gene encoding 60S ribosomal protein L27a-3 — MTTRFKKNRKKRGHVSAGHGRIGKHRKHPGGRGNAGGMHHHRILFDKYHPGYFGKVGMRYFHKLRNKFYSPIVNIDKLWSLIPEDVKEKAAKSKGTAPVIDVTQHGFFKVLGKGVLPINQPIVVKAKLISKIAEKKIKEAGGAVVLTA; from the coding sequence ATGACAACCCGATTCAAGAAGAACAGGAAGAAGCGTGGCCATGTCAGCGCCGGACACGGTCGTATCGGAAAGCACAGAAAGCATCCCGGAGGTCGTGGTAATGCCGGAGGCATGCATCACCACCGTATCCTGTTCGACAAGTACCATCCAGGTTACTTCGGTAAAGTCGGTATGCGGTACTTCCACAAGCTTCGCAACAAGTTCTACTCCCCGATCGTGAATATCGACAAGCTTTGGTCGTTGATTCCTGAGGATGTGAAGGAAAAGGCTGCGAAATCGAAGGGCACTGCACCTGTTATTGATGTTACGCAACACGGTTTCTTCAAGGTTCTTGGTAAGGGTGTTTTGCCTATTAATCAGCCTATTGTTGTTAAGGCGAAGCTTATTTCGAAGATTGCGGAGAAGAAGATTAAGGAAGCTGGTGGCGCTGTTGTTCTTACTGCCTAG